A genome region from Natranaeroarchaeum sulfidigenes includes the following:
- a CDS encoding HVO_0234 family beta-propeller protein, whose translation MDDIREKRIFGGKEGRIRLFVGTELGVVVASLSGPRVGEFGLEYRTPVRDIAGAPGRIVVATDEDVTLLGEEPVDLGVGPASAVGFDGEDVIAGDDGGRVVRVDAEGVDEIGTTEGAVRAIDSALVGTEDGVYRVIDGELVAAGLDRVRDIDARGTPLAATETGLYRLGNGWMTLHEGDAAAVTSDGGGRRHAVIDNTLYTASPDGDRWAPVRIPVDETPIDIAYGDRTSIVTAEGTILVEADDGWRHQRLGVGGVVGCAVATEYGTRDI comes from the coding sequence ATGGACGACATCAGGGAGAAACGGATCTTCGGGGGCAAGGAGGGCCGAATCCGACTGTTCGTCGGAACTGAACTCGGCGTCGTCGTCGCCTCACTCTCGGGCCCGCGCGTCGGCGAGTTCGGACTGGAGTACCGCACGCCGGTCCGGGATATCGCTGGCGCGCCGGGTCGGATCGTCGTAGCGACCGACGAGGACGTCACGCTGCTGGGCGAGGAGCCGGTCGATCTCGGCGTCGGGCCGGCATCGGCAGTCGGGTTCGATGGCGAGGACGTCATCGCGGGCGACGACGGGGGGCGTGTCGTACGGGTGGACGCCGAGGGCGTCGACGAGATCGGTACCACGGAGGGCGCGGTCAGGGCGATCGACAGTGCGCTCGTCGGAACCGAAGACGGTGTCTACCGCGTCATCGACGGCGAACTAGTCGCAGCCGGACTCGACCGTGTCCGAGACATCGATGCGAGAGGCACGCCGCTCGCTGCTACGGAAACGGGGCTGTACCGGCTCGGGAACGGCTGGATGACGCTTCACGAGGGCGACGCGGCGGCCGTCACGAGCGACGGCGGCGGGCGGCGTCACGCCGTGATCGACAACACGCTGTACACGGCCAGCCCGGACGGCGACCGGTGGGCACCGGTCCGGATCCCAGTCGACGAGACACCCATCGATATCGCATACGGGGACCGGACGTCCATTGTGACTGCGGAGGGAACTATCCTCGTCGAAGCCGATGATGGCTGGCGACACCAGCGCCTCGGCGTCGGTGGGGTTGTTGGATGTGCGGTGGCTACCGAGTACGGCACCAGAGATATTTGA
- a CDS encoding AAA family ATPase yields the protein METAPTTAAVAGVTGGAGATRMTVEVGTALAMDGADVALTDVAFGTQGLSDYVPGRIDDDIVTLVTGEDPRPLAATQELSIDTEGRLECLPSRASFGALARAKTAGAATTFEDVLDQLATEFEYVLVDTPPVATNPAVAAVTATDRVGLVAPGTNRGVDALQRTRARLTDIGTTDDLAVANRCEEVPDGSIGIAVPESELTAVTDAPAVTALDPEFAPAVVAVAEGLFDRSLDLAFEEPGLTERLRP from the coding sequence ATGGAAACGGCACCTACCACGGCCGCGGTTGCAGGCGTTACCGGCGGCGCAGGGGCAACACGAATGACGGTGGAAGTGGGCACCGCGCTCGCGATGGACGGCGCGGATGTCGCGCTGACCGATGTCGCGTTCGGAACGCAGGGACTCTCCGATTACGTTCCCGGTCGGATCGACGACGATATCGTGACGCTCGTAACCGGTGAGGATCCACGGCCGCTCGCAGCGACGCAGGAGCTATCGATCGACACCGAGGGGCGGCTGGAATGCCTTCCGTCCCGTGCTTCGTTCGGGGCGCTCGCCCGCGCCAAGACTGCCGGTGCAGCGACGACGTTCGAGGACGTGCTCGATCAGCTAGCGACCGAGTTTGAGTACGTGCTCGTGGACACGCCGCCAGTAGCTACGAATCCGGCGGTGGCGGCGGTAACCGCGACTGATCGGGTTGGACTGGTTGCCCCGGGAACTAACCGCGGCGTCGACGCACTCCAGCGGACGAGGGCCCGCCTGACCGACATTGGAACGACCGACGATCTGGCGGTCGCAAACCGGTGCGAGGAGGTACCGGACGGTTCGATCGGCATCGCAGTGCCGGAAAGCGAACTGACGGCAGTTACCGACGCACCGGCCGTCACGGCGCTGGACCCGGAGTTCGCACCGGCGGTTGTGGCGGTCGCGGAAGGACTGTTCGATCGCTCGCTAGATCTCGCATTCGAGGAGCCGGGACTGACAGAACGGCTTCGTCCCTGA
- a CDS encoding DUF7854 family protein, with translation MDRISAIRNVEDALAAFEDGTVDLTTTEERVLAAVRTYATDYEGEATAAYRVQPISRQEPVVVVAASPDEAVERATSILGENVVAESVERI, from the coding sequence ATGGACCGAATTTCTGCGATCAGGAACGTCGAGGACGCGCTGGCAGCGTTCGAGGACGGTACGGTCGATCTTACAACGACTGAGGAGCGCGTACTGGCGGCCGTTCGGACCTACGCAACGGACTACGAGGGCGAGGCCACTGCGGCATATCGAGTCCAGCCGATCAGCCGCCAAGAGCCGGTCGTCGTGGTTGCGGCGTCGCCCGACGAGGCGGTCGAACGGGCAACGTCCATTCTGGGGGAGAACGTCGTCGCCGAGTCCGTCGAACGTATATAA
- a CDS encoding DUF7857 domain-containing protein, translating to MKLSWTQRRENGVTLVEAVIESTAPTGEAAVTLRSTLSGPVWPPRSQGVPVAGWDGDRYETTVESGCQVAVGFAAPGEPCEPPVEIVEQEPVVRVDNDQDGAVDAADVLRALGDPTPPRRAIPASVPDTSGAAPSLPEEWLPAGNDLGVETEREQ from the coding sequence ATGAAGTTGTCGTGGACTCAGCGGCGAGAGAACGGCGTAACGCTCGTCGAAGCGGTGATAGAGAGCACGGCGCCGACCGGCGAGGCGGCTGTAACGCTTCGAAGCACTCTCTCTGGACCGGTCTGGCCACCGCGATCACAGGGAGTGCCGGTGGCTGGCTGGGATGGCGATCGGTACGAGACGACCGTCGAGAGCGGCTGTCAGGTTGCTGTCGGCTTCGCAGCTCCCGGAGAGCCGTGTGAGCCCCCAGTCGAGATCGTCGAGCAAGAGCCGGTTGTGCGTGTCGATAACGATCAGGACGGGGCTGTCGATGCTGCCGACGTGCTCCGGGCGCTCGGTGATCCCACGCCACCTCGGAGAGCTATCCCGGCGTCGGTCCCCGATACTTCGGGTGCTGCTCCCTCGTTGCCGGAGGAGTGGCTCCCGGCTGGAAACGACCTGGGTGTCGAGACCGAACGTGAGCAATGA
- a CDS encoding DUF7856 family protein: MTAQRGPYEGASGSGIATAPAADHPSRLTATIDGVTVRGVAVDLRPWSIDAGDAAAAIRGRADECTVACSRPGSLFDAVGVVDPSLNVSLRRVLAAVARRRGYRADAAEELRQVRVELATLAPPSCDRSKQRRQVATAGADEAELAERVATIRGELQARRDAGVDVSATEKRLSDAVAALTDARTERLSAEQALDRAREDSRPSRNRRDQRLQLQDRERNLQRVIHRELAGAVYDEFKAAVRRVPGGAETGRSVDGYDGDDVTAALAVLRMLRTATPAVLAVDRFDGPKRAAHTLGVPVLRV, from the coding sequence ATGACTGCGCAGCGAGGGCCATACGAGGGCGCATCTGGCAGTGGGATAGCGACTGCACCGGCTGCGGATCATCCCTCACGTCTTACAGCGACGATCGATGGGGTTACAGTTCGTGGCGTTGCGGTCGACCTCCGGCCGTGGTCGATCGATGCCGGGGACGCCGCCGCGGCAATCCGCGGGCGTGCTGACGAGTGTACCGTCGCGTGTTCGCGCCCCGGTTCGCTGTTTGACGCTGTCGGGGTGGTCGACCCCTCACTAAACGTATCACTTCGGCGGGTCCTCGCTGCGGTCGCACGTCGCCGCGGGTATCGGGCAGACGCCGCTGAGGAGCTCCGCCAGGTCCGGGTCGAACTTGCAACGCTTGCACCCCCCAGCTGTGATCGATCCAAGCAGCGGCGACAGGTCGCCACGGCCGGTGCCGACGAGGCTGAACTGGCCGAACGGGTCGCAACGATCCGCGGCGAACTGCAGGCCCGGCGTGACGCCGGTGTGGATGTCAGTGCCACCGAAAAGCGGCTCTCCGACGCTGTTGCTGCGCTGACGGATGCCCGGACTGAACGGCTATCGGCTGAACAGGCGCTCGACCGTGCTCGCGAGGACAGCAGGCCTTCCCGTAACCGGCGGGACCAACGTCTCCAGTTGCAGGATCGCGAGCGGAACCTTCAGCGGGTAATCCATCGTGAGCTTGCCGGCGCAGTCTACGACGAGTTCAAGGCTGCAGTTCGGCGTGTTCCCGGTGGAGCCGAAACGGGGCGTTCGGTCGACGGGTACGACGGCGATGACGTGACGGCTGCTCTTGCTGTTCTCCGGATGCTCCGAACGGCGACGCCAGCGGTCCTCGCAGTGGACCGGTTTGATGGCCCGAAACGGGCGGCACACACACTCGGTGTTCCCGTACTCCGGGTCTGA
- a CDS encoding transcription initiation factor IIB: MSGSTTANACPECGGGLTVDGDETLCSECGLVVGADRIDRGPEWRTFEDDDRNRKRTGAPLTRSRHDRGLSTEIGSGSRTRLTGRKRRQVARMRREHNRSQISTKVERNQVYAFTEIRRLVSALSLPQSVRDGACSLFRSAQKEDLLRGRSLEGFAAATTYAACRVNGVARTIDEIGAVARADRDEFKAAYGALNRELGLPVGPIDPREYLPRFASELDLDPGLERRARELAGEGCEANVFGGRDPSGVAAGCLYTAARELDDNLTQKEASAVADVSPVTLRSVFQALCEMD, from the coding sequence ATGAGTGGCAGTACGACGGCGAACGCGTGTCCCGAGTGTGGTGGTGGATTGACTGTAGACGGCGACGAAACACTCTGTTCGGAGTGTGGGCTGGTTGTCGGTGCGGATCGGATCGACCGGGGCCCGGAGTGGCGAACGTTCGAGGACGATGACCGCAATCGAAAACGAACTGGCGCACCCCTGACTCGGTCACGTCATGATAGAGGACTGTCAACCGAGATTGGATCCGGTTCCAGGACTCGGCTCACCGGCCGCAAACGACGACAGGTCGCACGAATGCGCCGGGAACACAATCGCTCACAGATCTCGACGAAAGTAGAGCGTAACCAGGTGTACGCGTTCACTGAGATCCGACGGCTGGTCTCCGCGCTCTCGCTCCCACAGTCGGTGCGGGACGGCGCGTGCTCGCTCTTTCGCTCCGCACAGAAAGAGGATCTACTGCGTGGGCGCTCTCTGGAGGGGTTTGCCGCGGCGACGACGTACGCTGCCTGCCGGGTCAATGGCGTCGCGCGAACGATCGACGAGATCGGGGCGGTTGCCCGTGCGGATCGGGACGAGTTCAAAGCCGCCTACGGAGCGCTCAACAGGGAGCTCGGACTCCCCGTTGGTCCCATCGATCCGCGTGAGTATCTGCCCCGCTTTGCCAGTGAACTGGACCTCGACCCCGGGCTTGAGCGGCGCGCACGCGAACTGGCGGGTGAAGGGTGCGAGGCGAACGTCTTCGGCGGCCGCGATCCGAGCGGCGTCGCCGCGGGCTGTCTATACACCGCAGCGCGCGAACTGGACGACAACCTGACACAGAAAGAAGCGTCGGCAGTCGCGGACGTCTCACCGGTCACGCTTCGGTCGGTGTTTCAGGCGTTGTGCGAGATGGACTGA
- a CDS encoding MinD/ParA family ATP-binding protein has translation MILAVTGGKGGVGKSTVALNVAAELDAVVVDADLGMADLPERRGPDLHDVLAGRADPIEAVDESGPVDLLPCGRSLHGLNAADPPRLVEAVETVEREYGRVIVDCPAGMSADAGLPLHVAQRCLLVTCADEFALPDAIRTRALARVLDAGIERLVLNMAGESPPVDRVRSVFGTPVVTIPRSDAVSRAQRTGRPVSTVAPGGGPAAQFESLARALQSE, from the coding sequence ATGATTCTGGCTGTGACAGGGGGAAAAGGTGGTGTCGGGAAGTCGACAGTCGCGCTAAACGTCGCTGCCGAACTCGACGCCGTGGTCGTTGATGCGGATCTCGGGATGGCAGATCTACCCGAGCGCCGAGGGCCCGACTTGCACGATGTCCTCGCGGGGCGCGCGGATCCGATCGAGGCTGTTGACGAGAGTGGACCCGTCGACTTGCTCCCCTGTGGTCGATCACTTCATGGGTTGAACGCCGCCGACCCACCCCGGCTCGTCGAGGCAGTCGAAACCGTCGAGCGAGAGTACGGTCGCGTCATTGTCGACTGTCCGGCCGGGATGTCGGCCGATGCCGGGCTCCCGTTGCACGTCGCCCAGCGCTGTCTACTGGTCACCTGTGCCGACGAGTTCGCGCTGCCCGACGCCATTCGTACACGAGCACTGGCACGGGTTCTCGACGCGGGGATCGAACGACTGGTACTCAATATGGCGGGCGAATCACCACCCGTCGATCGGGTTCGATCAGTGTTTGGGACGCCAGTCGTCACGATCCCGCGCTCCGACGCTGTTTCCCGGGCCCAGCGAACCGGTCGACCGGTTTCGACGGTCGCTCCGGGCGGTGGGCCAGCAGCACAGTTCGAATCGCTTGCAAGGGCGCTCCAGTCGGAGTGA
- a CDS encoding DUF7858 family protein, which yields MLSEIADGIELTERQRDRGIATVDETAETLAEGLVEHADELPCQPATAAMVVNTYTAGRSVGDVAREAGVTPMTAAKTLHLLGVDGMSPLAPRARGIVRDWQRGEISRTDAETLVQASETEFALAAFIEAHEPIDGVTELTSAALAEHGDAAVDKRDRLAETMSGVGELR from the coding sequence ATGCTTTCGGAGATCGCCGACGGTATCGAGCTCACCGAGCGCCAGCGCGATCGAGGGATTGCGACCGTCGATGAGACGGCCGAAACGCTGGCGGAGGGGCTCGTCGAGCACGCTGACGAGCTTCCCTGCCAGCCAGCGACGGCTGCGATGGTCGTCAATACCTACACCGCCGGGCGGAGCGTCGGCGACGTGGCACGCGAGGCTGGCGTGACACCGATGACCGCGGCCAAGACGCTCCACCTGCTCGGCGTCGATGGAATGTCGCCGCTCGCTCCGCGGGCACGAGGGATCGTTCGAGACTGGCAACGTGGTGAGATCTCACGTACCGACGCGGAAACACTCGTGCAGGCGAGCGAGACGGAGTTCGCACTGGCCGCGTTCATCGAAGCTCACGAGCCGATCGACGGTGTGACAGAGCTCACTTCGGCCGCGCTCGCCGAGCACGGCGACGCGGCGGTCGACAAGCGTGATCGGCTGGCCGAGACGATGAGCGGCGTCGGCGAACTTCGCTGA
- a CDS encoding LAGLIDADG family homing endonuclease, translating into MATAENTELVDAFEQFYRNYYREEIGELAQNYPGEQRSLYIDWDDLYRYDPDLADDFLSQPEQLQEYAEEALRIYDLPVDVSLGRAHVRLYNLPETTGIRDIRSRHVGQLLSVSGIVRKATDVRPKIEEAAFECQRCGTLNYIPQSSGDFQEPHECQGCERQGPFNVNFDQSEFVDAQKLRVQESPEGLRGGETPQAVDLTIEDDITGEVTAGDHVTVTGILHLQQQGNQQEKSPIFDIYMDGITVEIEDEQFEDMEITEEEKAEIIELSQSPDIYEKMIGSMAPSIYGYDQEKLAIILQLFSGVTKHLPDGSRIRGDLHMLLIGDPGTGKCVKGDTLVTLADGRERPIKEIVEANLTDPSPVDDGVYDSLDQDVVSLGTDGTTELRTATKVWKREAPDRMCQIRTASGYELEVTPSHPLFVSRPRGYEARIADELQVGDSVAISPDRPDKPLATDGGALSGPDFDSVPSGEGWPVERDHIESINVVEPEYDWVYDLEVKGTHSYLSNNVFSHNSQLLQYVREISPRSVYTSGKGSSAAGLTAAAVRDDFGDGQQWTLEAGAMVLADKGVAAVDELDKMDAGDRSAMHEGLEQQSYHPDTEVLLADGRRVEIGEFVDERIEDDETEVIDGVDCEIAPVEGVRIHSTDLDANETTKTSVDRVSRHEAPEEFVRVTFSNGRDVLVTPEHPMFVEEGGTIDTVEASSIEVGQYVPAPRKLPNSSAGVSLDEEVHIGKEKDVTLPEELSPDLAEILGLLTAEGHSYAGSSHEIGFSNQDPRLLDRIDVLMRDVFEMESTDTVSTDGTTTKRWVSTKLYRWFDRNFAGVMETARDKRIPSAVLGGSEEEIRRFLVGAFAGDGGVESEAMSFSTASTGLAEDYADALSKIGVATRIHHDIAQDSWKTYVMGDSTGSFVEQIVDPTDDRYDDARAFAERSTDTRRHHDVLPPSAAEEIRTLRTLLGIGLTGQFYPNVDEGFGVQIETVEAEVATLHERIDAVRASLEDCESVSEIRAAVDWSCRQLAERIDGETTSSISYAEDGGYNSERRTLIAERAAAAVRDALAEAEGRLDTLSEKTELRYYEVTNVETVPNEGDHQCEWVYDVTVEPTNTFVSQGVILHNSISISKAGINATLKSRCSLLGAANPKYGRFDQYESIGEQIDLEPALISRFDLIFTVTDQPDEEEDSRLAEHILQTNFAGELNTQREELSAPNVTREQVESQTEEVEPVIDAELLRKYVAHAKSNVYPTMSEEAKEAIRDFYVDLRSKGTDEDAPVPVTARKLEALVRLAEASARVRLADTVEIEDAERVIEIVRSCLQDIGVDPETGQYDADVVETGTSKSQRDRIKNIKQLIADIETEYDEGAPVDVVLDRADEIGMDQTKAEQEIEKLKTQGELYSPSTDHVRTT; encoded by the coding sequence ATGGCGACAGCGGAGAACACCGAACTCGTCGACGCCTTCGAGCAGTTCTACCGCAACTACTACCGCGAGGAGATCGGCGAGCTCGCACAGAACTATCCCGGCGAGCAGCGCTCCCTGTATATCGATTGGGACGACCTCTACCGATACGATCCCGATCTCGCCGACGACTTTCTCTCACAGCCCGAACAGCTCCAGGAGTACGCCGAAGAGGCGCTGCGGATCTACGACCTCCCGGTCGACGTGAGCCTCGGGCGGGCACACGTCCGCCTGTACAACCTCCCGGAGACGACCGGAATCCGTGATATCCGCTCACGACACGTCGGGCAACTACTGTCGGTCTCCGGCATCGTCCGCAAGGCGACGGACGTCCGGCCGAAGATCGAGGAAGCGGCCTTCGAGTGCCAGCGGTGTGGCACGTTGAACTACATCCCCCAGTCTTCCGGCGACTTTCAGGAACCTCACGAGTGTCAGGGCTGTGAGCGACAGGGCCCCTTCAATGTCAACTTCGATCAGTCGGAGTTCGTCGACGCACAGAAACTCCGGGTGCAGGAGAGTCCCGAGGGGCTGCGGGGCGGTGAGACGCCCCAGGCCGTCGATCTCACAATAGAGGACGACATCACCGGCGAGGTGACGGCTGGCGATCACGTCACCGTCACCGGCATTCTCCATCTCCAGCAGCAGGGTAACCAGCAGGAAAAATCACCGATTTTCGATATCTACATGGACGGTATCACCGTCGAGATCGAGGACGAGCAGTTCGAGGACATGGAGATCACCGAAGAGGAAAAGGCCGAGATCATCGAACTCTCCCAGTCGCCCGACATCTACGAGAAGATGATCGGTTCGATGGCCCCCTCGATCTACGGCTACGACCAGGAGAAACTCGCTATCATCCTCCAGCTCTTTTCCGGTGTTACCAAACACCTCCCCGATGGCTCGCGGATCCGCGGGGACCTGCATATGCTGTTGATCGGAGATCCGGGGACGGGTAAATGTGTTAAAGGTGATACGTTAGTAACACTGGCCGACGGACGCGAACGCCCTATCAAAGAGATCGTCGAGGCGAATCTCACGGATCCATCTCCAGTCGACGATGGAGTGTATGACTCTCTCGATCAGGATGTGGTCTCTCTGGGTACTGATGGAACTACTGAACTCCGTACTGCGACGAAGGTGTGGAAACGGGAGGCTCCCGACCGGATGTGTCAGATCAGGACCGCAAGCGGGTACGAACTCGAAGTGACTCCGTCACATCCGTTGTTCGTCAGCCGCCCCCGCGGGTACGAAGCCCGTATCGCTGATGAGCTACAGGTGGGTGACTCAGTTGCCATCTCACCCGATCGTCCTGACAAACCGCTGGCTACAGACGGCGGGGCACTCTCTGGGCCGGATTTTGACTCTGTGCCGTCTGGCGAAGGTTGGCCCGTGGAGCGGGATCATATCGAGTCTATCAATGTCGTCGAACCGGAGTACGACTGGGTCTACGATCTAGAGGTCAAAGGGACGCATAGCTACCTCTCGAACAACGTCTTTTCACATAACTCCCAACTATTGCAATATGTTCGAGAAATTTCTCCTAGATCTGTATATACGTCCGGGAAGGGATCTAGCGCTGCCGGGCTTACTGCCGCAGCGGTACGCGATGATTTTGGAGACGGCCAGCAATGGACGCTAGAGGCTGGCGCGATGGTGTTGGCAGATAAAGGCGTCGCAGCAGTCGACGAACTCGATAAGATGGATGCCGGAGATCGGTCGGCAATGCATGAGGGGCTAGAGCAGCAGTCCTACCACCCTGACACCGAAGTCCTGCTTGCGGACGGTCGACGCGTCGAAATCGGCGAGTTCGTCGACGAGCGGATTGAGGACGACGAGACCGAGGTGATTGATGGCGTTGATTGCGAGATCGCACCGGTCGAGGGCGTCAGGATCCACTCGACGGATCTCGACGCCAACGAGACGACCAAGACGTCGGTCGATCGGGTGAGCCGACACGAGGCTCCGGAGGAGTTCGTCCGCGTGACGTTCTCGAACGGTCGTGATGTCCTCGTGACGCCGGAGCACCCGATGTTCGTCGAGGAGGGGGGGACAATCGACACTGTCGAGGCCAGCAGTATCGAGGTGGGCCAGTACGTGCCAGCACCCCGTAAGCTACCCAACTCCTCGGCTGGCGTTTCTCTCGACGAGGAGGTGCATATCGGCAAAGAAAAAGACGTAACGCTCCCAGAGGAACTCTCCCCGGATCTGGCGGAGATTCTGGGACTGCTCACCGCAGAGGGCCACAGTTATGCGGGGTCGTCTCACGAGATCGGGTTCTCGAACCAGGATCCGCGACTGCTCGATAGGATCGATGTACTGATGCGAGACGTCTTTGAGATGGAGAGTACGGATACCGTTTCCACTGACGGAACAACCACAAAGCGGTGGGTATCGACGAAGCTCTACCGCTGGTTCGACCGGAACTTTGCAGGCGTGATGGAAACTGCGCGGGACAAGCGGATCCCGAGTGCTGTCCTCGGAGGGTCCGAAGAAGAAATCCGACGGTTCCTCGTCGGTGCGTTCGCGGGCGACGGCGGTGTCGAGAGCGAGGCGATGTCCTTTTCAACGGCATCGACAGGCCTCGCCGAAGATTATGCGGACGCGCTCTCCAAGATCGGTGTGGCTACCCGGATTCACCACGATATCGCCCAGGACTCCTGGAAGACGTACGTGATGGGCGATTCGACTGGGTCGTTCGTCGAACAGATCGTCGACCCGACCGACGACCGGTACGATGATGCACGGGCGTTTGCCGAGCGCAGCACTGATACGCGACGCCATCACGATGTCTTACCGCCGAGCGCGGCAGAAGAGATCCGAACACTGCGAACACTGCTGGGTATTGGTCTGACCGGACAGTTCTATCCGAACGTCGACGAGGGGTTCGGCGTTCAGATCGAAACTGTCGAAGCGGAGGTGGCAACGCTCCACGAGCGAATTGATGCGGTTCGGGCGTCCCTCGAAGACTGCGAGTCGGTATCGGAGATCCGAGCGGCGGTCGACTGGTCCTGTCGGCAGCTGGCCGAACGGATCGACGGCGAAACGACGAGTTCCATCTCCTACGCCGAGGACGGCGGCTATAATTCCGAACGCCGCACTCTGATCGCCGAGCGTGCAGCGGCTGCCGTTCGGGACGCGCTAGCCGAGGCTGAAGGTCGACTCGACACGCTCTCAGAAAAGACCGAACTGCGATATTACGAGGTGACGAACGTCGAAACGGTCCCGAACGAGGGTGATCACCAGTGTGAGTGGGTCTATGACGTGACAGTTGAACCGACCAACACGTTCGTGAGCCAGGGCGTTATCCTTCACAATTCGATCAGTATCAGCAAGGCAGGAATCAACGCCACCCTCAAATCCCGCTGTTCGCTTCTGGGCGCGGCAAACCCCAAGTACGGCCGCTTCGATCAGTACGAGTCGATCGGCGAGCAGATCGATCTCGAACCGGCGCTGATCTCGCGATTCGACCTGATCTTCACGGTCACCGATCAGCCGGACGAGGAAGAGGACTCCCGGCTGGCCGAACACATCTTGCAGACGAACTTTGCGGGGGAGTTGAACACCCAGCGCGAGGAGCTGAGCGCGCCAAACGTCACCCGCGAGCAGGTCGAGAGCCAGACCGAGGAAGTCGAACCCGTGATCGACGCTGAGTTGCTTCGCAAGTACGTCGCACACGCGAAATCGAACGTCTATCCGACGATGAGCGAGGAGGCCAAGGAGGCGATCCGGGACTTCTACGTCGACTTGCGTTCGAAAGGGACCGACGAGGATGCTCCCGTTCCGGTCACCGCCCGAAAGCTGGAGGCACTGGTCCGGCTTGCGGAGGCGAGCGCGCGGGTCCGCCTCGCCGACACCGTCGAGATCGAGGACGCCGAGCGCGTCATCGAGATCGTTCGCTCGTGTCTCCAGGATATCGGCGTCGATCCCGAGACGGGTCAGTACGACGCTGACGTCGTCGAGACGGGGACCAGCAAGTCCCAGCGCGACCGGATCAAGAACATCAAGCAGTTGATCGCAGATATCGAGACGGAGTACGATGAAGGCGCGCCCGTTGATGTGGTGCTCGATCGGGCCGACGAGATCGGGATGGATCAAACGAAGGCCGAACAGGAAATAGAGAAGCTCAAAACACAAGGTGAGTTGTATTCGCCCAGCACCGATCACGTACGGACTACATAA
- a CDS encoding DUF7855 family protein, translating to MILVVTYSVGARQTLRNVCSAHEETIVRRLGRAALFEETELGAFLALRLREKHGCDVQVERTRPFNEFSLVPESVREAAQAYEARSTPSTSYAKFQSGTEHPHPRDLQGQTLTE from the coding sequence GTGATACTGGTGGTTACCTACTCGGTCGGGGCGCGACAGACGCTCCGGAACGTCTGCTCGGCCCACGAGGAAACGATCGTACGTCGACTCGGTCGGGCGGCGCTGTTCGAGGAGACGGAACTTGGGGCCTTTCTCGCGCTTCGACTCCGTGAGAAACACGGCTGTGACGTGCAGGTCGAACGGACGCGACCGTTCAACGAGTTCTCACTGGTTCCCGAATCGGTCAGGGAGGCTGCACAGGCCTACGAAGCCCGTTCTACCCCCAGCACGTCCTATGCGAAGTTCCAGTCGGGGACGGAGCATCCCCATCCGCGTGATCTTCAGGGGCAAACACTAACCGAATGA
- a CDS encoding metal-dependent hydrolase: protein MWPLVHPFFGYLCYSAYRRLDGEAPTAGPTVAVVIGALLPDLIDQPLRILLAGHVGRSVGHSLLVAVPTILLVWFVTRRRGRARLGVGFTVGYLSHLVSDAFWPLLVGAYDELGYLLWPITEMPEYTGRKVLVEAGGVTVTTYWLEALIVLVAVAVWWRDGRPILGR from the coding sequence ATGTGGCCGCTGGTGCACCCGTTCTTTGGCTACCTCTGTTACAGCGCGTATCGGCGTCTCGATGGTGAGGCACCTACCGCAGGTCCGACGGTTGCGGTCGTTATCGGCGCGCTGTTACCTGATCTCATCGACCAGCCGCTACGAATCCTGCTGGCAGGACATGTCGGGCGGTCGGTCGGCCACTCGTTGCTCGTGGCCGTGCCGACGATCCTGCTGGTGTGGTTCGTCACACGACGTAGGGGACGAGCACGTCTCGGCGTTGGCTTCACGGTCGGCTATCTCTCCCATCTGGTTTCCGATGCGTTCTGGCCGCTGCTGGTTGGGGCGTACGACGAACTGGGCTATTTGCTCTGGCCGATCACGGAGATGCCGGAGTATACGGGCCGGAAAGTGCTCGTCGAGGCCGGAGGTGTGACCGTCACGACGTACTGGCTGGAAGCGCTGATCGTGCTCGTTGCGGTTGCGGTCTGGTGGCGTGACGGTCGGCCGATTCTCGGACGATAG